Proteins encoded within one genomic window of Prochlorococcus marinus str. MIT 9515:
- the bchI gene encoding magnesium chelatase ATPase subunit I has product MSTTKKRRVFPFTAVIGQEEMKLALLLNVIDPRIGGVMIMGDRGTGKSTTIRALADLLPAIDVVKDDPYNSSLVDPDLQSKEVLERIIQGESLEKDKKQVPMVDLPLGATEDRLCGTIDIEKALSEGIKAFEPGLLAKANRGLLYVDEVNLLDDHLVDVLLDSAASGWNTVEREGVSVRHPARFVLIGSGNPEEGELRPQLLDRFGMSVEVKTVRDAELRVKVVDQRTSFDDNPDEFSISVERQQDDLQQKVIKAQEILNSVKLDDDLRLNISAICGELDVDGLRGDIVTNRSARAIAAFEGRTEVQEEDIARVITCSLRHRLRKDPLEQVDSGERVIQAFCKVFDFNEKDNLSKFQLSSEE; this is encoded by the coding sequence GTGAGCACTACAAAGAAAAGAAGAGTTTTTCCTTTTACGGCAGTAATTGGTCAAGAAGAAATGAAATTAGCTCTTTTATTAAATGTTATAGATCCAAGAATTGGTGGAGTAATGATTATGGGTGATAGAGGAACTGGTAAATCAACTACTATTAGAGCTCTTGCAGACTTGTTACCTGCAATAGATGTTGTTAAAGATGATCCTTATAATAGTTCTCTTGTTGATCCTGATTTACAAAGTAAAGAAGTTTTAGAGAGAATTATTCAAGGAGAGAGTTTAGAGAAAGACAAAAAACAAGTACCAATGGTAGATTTGCCATTGGGCGCAACCGAAGACAGATTATGTGGAACTATTGATATTGAAAAGGCTTTAAGCGAAGGTATTAAAGCTTTTGAACCAGGGTTATTAGCAAAAGCTAATAGAGGACTATTATACGTAGACGAAGTTAATTTACTAGATGATCATTTGGTCGATGTTCTTTTAGATTCAGCAGCTTCTGGATGGAATACTGTTGAGAGGGAAGGCGTCTCAGTGAGGCATCCTGCAAGATTTGTACTGATTGGCTCTGGTAACCCAGAAGAAGGAGAACTGAGGCCTCAGTTATTAGATAGATTTGGTATGAGCGTTGAGGTTAAAACAGTAAGAGACGCAGAATTAAGGGTTAAAGTTGTGGATCAAAGAACTTCTTTTGATGATAATCCTGATGAATTTTCAATAAGTGTTGAGAGGCAACAGGATGATCTTCAGCAAAAAGTTATCAAAGCTCAGGAAATACTTAATTCAGTTAAATTGGATGATGATCTCAGATTAAATATATCAGCTATATGTGGAGAACTTGATGTTGACGGACTAAGAGGAGATATTGTCACTAATCGATCTGCTAGGGCAATAGCTGCCTTTGAGGGAAGAACTGAAGTACAAGAAGAGGATATTGCTAGAGTAATTACTTGTTCTTTAAGGCATCGATTAAGAAAAGATCCATTAGAGCAAGTAGATTCTGGTGAAAGGGTTATTCAAGCATTCTGTAAAGTCTTTGACTTTAACGAAAAAGATAACCTTTCTAAATTTCAATTGTCATCAGAAGAATAA
- the petG gene encoding cytochrome b6-f complex subunit V, with translation MIEPLLCGIVLGLVPITLLGLFVSAWNQYRRGSGLLDMD, from the coding sequence ATGATTGAACCTCTTTTATGTGGAATAGTTTTAGGATTAGTTCCAATAACACTTCTAGGATTATTTGTAAGCGCATGGAATCAATATAGAAGAGGGTCAGGTTTGTTAGATATGGATTAA
- the ruvC gene encoding crossover junction endodeoxyribonuclease RuvC codes for MRIIGIDPGLGRVGYGIIEIQNEKKKFLDCGVIETDKNKKEEDRLYEIFNDLNTLINQWKPDIAAVEKFFFYKSSTTISVVQARGVIMMVLASKNIQVSEYAPSQVKLTIAGSGKASKKEVIEAVMFNLNLNYAPKPDDSADALAIALTKLNEAGIN; via the coding sequence GTGAGGATTATTGGCATTGATCCTGGATTAGGAAGAGTTGGATATGGAATTATTGAAATACAAAATGAAAAGAAAAAATTTCTTGATTGTGGCGTAATTGAAACTGATAAAAATAAAAAAGAAGAAGATAGACTTTATGAAATTTTTAATGATCTTAATACATTAATAAATCAATGGAAACCAGATATTGCAGCGGTCGAGAAGTTTTTCTTTTACAAATCGAGTACAACCATTAGTGTCGTTCAGGCAAGAGGTGTAATTATGATGGTATTGGCTTCCAAAAATATTCAAGTTAGCGAGTATGCACCTTCTCAGGTCAAACTTACTATTGCAGGATCAGGTAAAGCATCAAAGAAAGAAGTTATTGAAGCTGTTATGTTTAACTTAAATTTGAATTATGCACCAAAACCTGATGACTCCGCAGATGCACTGGCTATAGCTCTAACAAAATTAAATGAAGCTGGAATAAATTAG
- a CDS encoding RNA methyltransferase encodes MKKNVVNLKVVLVEPNGPINIGSIARLCSNFDVNELRIVSPKCDIFSLEAKKMALKGQKYINNCRVFNSIEQAIFDCDLVLATCGRIDLSNDIECENPEVISKWISSFKVINNLAILFGREDRGLTNSELLFAHKIFNIKTSQDYPSLNLSHAVAIILYELNKCSKNTPQKDLKVFNLASSKQIYESFKDLEEILIRTGYLLEHTSFSKISKFKKFILKAKTSSHEINVLRGIVRQIKWFLNNSKGN; translated from the coding sequence TTGAAGAAAAATGTTGTTAACTTGAAGGTTGTTTTGGTTGAACCAAATGGGCCAATAAATATTGGCAGTATCGCTAGACTATGTTCTAATTTTGATGTGAATGAATTAAGGATTGTTTCACCTAAATGTGATATTTTTTCTTTGGAAGCAAAAAAAATGGCCTTAAAGGGTCAAAAATATATAAATAATTGTAGAGTTTTTAATAGTATTGAACAAGCAATATTTGATTGTGATTTAGTTCTTGCTACTTGTGGAAGGATTGATTTAAGTAATGATATTGAGTGTGAAAATCCTGAGGTGATTTCTAAATGGATTTCATCTTTTAAGGTTATTAATAATTTGGCTATTTTATTTGGAAGAGAAGATAGAGGTTTAACTAATAGTGAATTACTTTTTGCTCACAAGATTTTTAACATAAAAACTTCCCAAGACTATCCCTCTTTAAACCTTTCTCACGCGGTTGCAATAATTTTGTATGAATTAAACAAATGTTCAAAAAATACTCCTCAGAAAGATTTAAAAGTTTTTAACCTTGCATCATCAAAGCAAATTTACGAATCATTTAAAGATTTAGAAGAAATACTTATTAGGACCGGTTATCTTTTAGAACATACATCCTTTTCAAAAATAAGTAAGTTTAAAAAATTTATTTTAAAAGCGAAAACATCTAGTCATGAGATAAATGTCTTAAGAGGAATTGTTCGTCAAATCAAATGGTTCTTAAATAATTCAAAAGGCAATTGA